Proteins co-encoded in one Leptospira levettii genomic window:
- a CDS encoding class I fructose-bisphosphate aldolase — protein MNFDEISKHLGNDAESLLGFKSPKIAKELIHVPGSDWVDRIFAPSDRSIPVLRSIQTLLGHGRLGGTGYVSILPVDQGIEHSAGASFAKNPIYFDGENIIKLAIEGGCNGVATTLGVLGSVARKYAHKIPFILKINHNELLTYPNKSEQILFATVKQAYDQGCVAIGATIYFGSADAGREIVEISKVFQMAHELGMATILWCYIRNNAFKKDKDYHVSADLTGQANHLGVTIQADIIKQKLPENNGGYNVLNQESSYGKTDKRIYSDLTSEHPIDLTRYQVANCYMGRAGLINSGGASGENDLQEALKTAVINKRAGGMGLISGRKAFQKPMKEGVSLLHAIQDVYLSKEITVA, from the coding sequence TTGAACTTCGACGAAATCTCGAAACATCTTGGAAACGACGCGGAATCCCTCCTTGGATTCAAATCACCAAAAATCGCAAAAGAACTCATTCACGTACCTGGTAGCGACTGGGTAGACAGAATTTTTGCACCTTCAGACAGGTCCATCCCTGTTCTCAGAAGCATTCAAACTTTACTCGGTCATGGCCGACTTGGTGGAACTGGATATGTATCCATTCTTCCGGTAGACCAAGGGATTGAACACTCCGCTGGTGCCTCGTTTGCCAAAAACCCAATTTACTTCGATGGCGAAAATATCATCAAACTCGCAATAGAAGGTGGTTGTAATGGTGTGGCTACAACTTTAGGTGTGTTAGGTTCTGTGGCTCGTAAGTATGCTCACAAAATCCCTTTTATTTTAAAGATCAACCACAACGAACTTCTCACTTACCCAAACAAAAGTGAACAAATTTTGTTTGCGACTGTAAAACAAGCCTATGACCAAGGATGTGTTGCCATCGGCGCCACAATCTATTTTGGATCTGCTGATGCTGGTCGTGAAATCGTTGAAATTTCAAAAGTGTTCCAAATGGCACACGAACTTGGAATGGCTACGATCCTTTGGTGTTATATCAGAAACAATGCGTTCAAAAAAGACAAAGATTACCATGTTTCTGCTGACTTAACAGGGCAAGCAAACCATTTAGGAGTCACCATCCAAGCGGATATCATCAAACAAAAGTTACCTGAAAACAATGGTGGTTACAATGTACTCAACCAAGAGTCTTCTTACGGTAAAACTGATAAACGTATTTACTCTGATTTGACTTCTGAGCATCCAATTGACCTCACTCGTTACCAAGTAGCAAATTGTTACATGGGAAGAGCAGGGCTAATTAACTCAGGTGGGGCATCTGGAGAAAATGACTTACAAGAAGCATTAAAAACTGCGGTCATCAATAAACGTGCTGGTGGTATGGGACTCATTTCTGGTAGAAAAGCGTTCCAAAAACCGATGAAAGAAGGTGTATCACTATTACACGCAATCCAAGACGTTTATCTTTCAAAAGAAATCACAGTTGCTTAA
- a CDS encoding sensor histidine kinase gives MFFSLAWLSLTLSLGVWWWILGFRQAKTISEISVSTERQFELNRVNRMLQLEGSFFLSMLTLGGVTLAVLSYRDHKRSKLIADFFSTVTHEMKTPIASLQLQVEVLLEDTKDLELKRKLGKIWKENLRIESQMGNAFYLASLMQGEALYLETLTLQEIKDSYSHHEPDLLWEVSIPLSKKVHLDKKAFFAMLKNLTENAKRHGKANQIKLHIDQEKDRICFLLVDNGSGFMGNKKYLTQPFLRHSNTSGSGIGLYIVKKLIEKMKGKIEFPDSPYGFQVKLCVREVI, from the coding sequence ATGTTTTTTTCCCTGGCCTGGCTCTCCCTCACTCTGTCACTTGGAGTCTGGTGGTGGATTTTAGGGTTTCGCCAAGCCAAAACCATTTCTGAAATTTCTGTTAGCACAGAAAGACAGTTTGAACTGAACCGAGTGAATCGGATGTTACAACTAGAAGGGTCATTTTTCTTATCGATGTTAACCCTGGGTGGTGTGACTCTCGCCGTTTTATCCTACAGAGACCACAAACGTTCCAAACTCATTGCTGATTTTTTCTCTACAGTCACTCATGAAATGAAAACTCCAATTGCCAGCTTACAACTGCAAGTTGAAGTCCTATTGGAAGATACAAAAGATTTAGAACTGAAAAGAAAATTGGGAAAAATCTGGAAAGAAAACTTAAGGATTGAATCCCAAATGGGAAATGCCTTTTATCTGGCAAGTCTCATGCAAGGAGAAGCTCTTTACTTAGAAACGTTAACCTTACAAGAAATCAAAGATTCCTATTCCCACCATGAACCAGATTTGCTTTGGGAAGTATCCATCCCTCTCTCAAAAAAAGTACACCTCGATAAAAAAGCATTTTTTGCCATGTTAAAAAATCTGACTGAAAATGCAAAACGACATGGAAAAGCAAACCAAATCAAACTTCACATTGACCAAGAAAAAGATCGAATTTGTTTTCTGTTAGTAGACAATGGATCTGGTTTTATGGGGAATAAAAAATACCTCACCCAACCGTTTCTCCGCCATTCGAATACGAGCGGGAGTGGGATTGGACTTTATATCGTTAAAAAATTAATTGAAAAGATGAAAGGTAAAATCGAATTCCCGGACAGTCCGTACGGTTTCCAAGTCAAACTTTGTGTGAGAGAGGTCATATGA
- a CDS encoding response regulator transcription factor: MKPRILLVEDDEGLGETLKERLEQDNYRVKWAKTVSEAETLFAPNLYDLVVLDLRLPDGNGFELAETMVSLEKDLPFLFLTAQAGAQERLRGFELGAAEFIPKPFHLKEFLIRLERVVSLTRPHFGQKWQMDSKEIHLDSFLVKNRDGSSILLSKRDCSLLALLLSDPAKVFSRSEILDVIVGEDSFPTERTIDNAIVRLRDALGEDSIRNVRGVGYQWIAEVQPLK; encoded by the coding sequence ATGAAACCAAGGATTTTACTTGTGGAGGATGATGAAGGACTCGGAGAAACATTAAAAGAAAGATTAGAACAAGATAACTACCGAGTAAAATGGGCAAAAACCGTCTCGGAGGCAGAAACTCTTTTTGCACCAAATTTGTATGATTTAGTTGTCCTCGACTTACGCCTGCCAGATGGAAATGGATTTGAACTCGCAGAGACGATGGTTTCTCTAGAAAAGGATCTTCCTTTTTTATTTTTAACAGCCCAAGCAGGAGCTCAGGAACGACTCCGTGGGTTTGAACTCGGAGCAGCCGAATTTATCCCCAAACCTTTCCATCTCAAAGAATTTCTCATCCGTTTAGAAAGGGTTGTTTCCCTCACTCGTCCCCATTTTGGTCAAAAATGGCAAATGGATTCGAAAGAAATCCATTTGGATTCCTTTTTAGTGAAAAACAGGGATGGTTCCAGTATCCTACTTTCCAAACGTGATTGTTCCCTCTTGGCTTTACTTCTGAGTGATCCCGCAAAAGTATTCAGTCGCTCTGAAATCCTTGATGTCATTGTGGGAGAAGACAGTTTTCCCACGGAAAGGACCATTGATAATGCCATTGTTCGGTTGCGGGATGCCTTAGGGGAAGATTCCATTCGCAATGTCCGA